The following are encoded together in the Bradyrhizobium algeriense genome:
- a CDS encoding LysE family translocator → MSLTTYSLYLAAVAVLVLSPGPTMLMCMTTALNEGKSSALAAAIGSIGAVLGVMTLSALGLGALLAASELAFTVVKVIGAIYLIWLGIRTFCNNAEAIDIKRAATDTGRCLRAHYVRGLLVGSSNPKAILFFTAFFPQFLNPIEPFAPQYSVLALTFIACEFSVLAMCAFGVSAVAPFLRSKCHMRWINKVTGGLFATMGGLLLFSRRHA, encoded by the coding sequence ATGAGCCTGACGACCTACTCGCTATACCTAGCCGCCGTTGCCGTGTTGGTGCTGTCACCCGGCCCAACCATGCTCATGTGCATGACGACTGCTCTGAACGAAGGCAAGTCAAGCGCCCTCGCAGCTGCGATCGGCAGCATCGGCGCTGTCCTCGGCGTCATGACGCTTTCAGCACTGGGCCTCGGTGCATTGCTCGCGGCATCAGAGCTTGCCTTCACCGTGGTCAAGGTGATCGGGGCTATCTATCTCATTTGGCTTGGCATCAGGACGTTCTGCAACAACGCTGAAGCTATCGATATCAAGAGAGCCGCGACGGACACTGGCCGATGCTTGCGCGCACACTATGTCAGAGGCCTCTTGGTAGGGTCTAGCAATCCCAAGGCCATCCTGTTCTTCACCGCGTTCTTCCCGCAGTTCTTAAACCCAATCGAACCGTTCGCACCCCAATATTCGGTCCTCGCCCTCACATTCATCGCATGCGAGTTCAGCGTGCTGGCGATGTGTGCCTTCGGCGTCTCCGCGGTCGCCCCCTTCCTACGGTCCAAATGCCACATGCGTTGGATCAATAAGGTAACAGGAGGGCTATTCGCAACGATGGGTGGCCTCTTGTTGTTCAGCCGCCGTCACGCCTGA